Genomic segment of Benincasa hispida cultivar B227 chromosome 1, ASM972705v1, whole genome shotgun sequence:
CTCCACAAAGCATTGGCTTCTAGTTTTGGTGGAACTAGAAGAACTGAAAAGCTACtgaaatcttcttcttctaataaACTTATACCTGAAGGCTTGCCCTCAGAGAAGAAAATTCTTGATCCACAAGGGCCATTTCTTCAAAGTTGGAACAAGATATTTGTGCTGTCTTGTGTGATTTCTGTTTCGCTGGATCCTTTGTTCTTTTATGTTCCTGTGATTGATAATAGAAAGATGTGTCTTAGGTTAGATGGGAAAATGGAGACTGTAGTCTGTATATTGCGATTTTTCACAGATTTATTCTATGTTGTGCATATTGTTTTTCAGTTTCGTACGGGATTTATTACTCCATCTTCCCGAGTATTTGGAAGAGGTGTTTTAGTAGAAGATTCCTTGACAATAGCAACGAAGTATCTGTCATCATACTTTCTAATTGACATTTCTTCAGTCCTCCCACTTCCACAGGTGAGGAAAGTTTCTTAGGACTTGTGTTAATTTGTTAGCAGCATTTGCTAAGGGAATTCTTCATTCATGTATCTGTTTGATTCAATCCTTTATCCCTCTCTTTCTTGAAATGGTTTCAACAAATTGTCACTTCCTACTTTTCCAATTATGCAAATTTCCACCGGCAGAAAATTATTGGTTTTTTCCTTGTTATATCTGCATGATATGGACATGTTGTCAGTAATATATTCTCTCATACTTAGTCTTGCCATGAACAATTTTTGTTAGTAGGAATTAAAATGTGATGGGTAGCCTACGTTGAAAAATAGGTTGTAACCCTAGGGGTATTTTAGTAATTGTATGTACTCTAGGACTTCCCACTGGTCTATTTATTTGGCCTATTCTCATGTACTTTGTGTAtcaattgaataataaaaaatcagtctctatcgtggttttttctccctgatctagggttttccacgtaaatcttGTGTTCTTGCCTTCTCTCTTTTTCAACATAGTATCAGAGAATGGCGACGAAACCCTAGCCATCATAGATGAGAATAGACCAAATTCTCCATCAGCAACCTCCTTTGGGACTAGTGGGACCGTAAACGCCGACATCACTAAAGCCGTACGAGAAGTCGTGGAACAGTACCTCCAAGCCGCGCTGTCGAAAATCATCCAATCAATGTCGGACCTCAACCCTAGCCGACCTAGCTCTAGCTGTTCATTCCCAGACGAACAGATCCCGTCGGATTTCAACCCCAGCCGACCCAACTCCAGTCGCTCAGCCGAACAGCCGCACCTCCAGTCGCGTGATCCCAATGCGTTCCAGACCCAGCCGGTTTATTCTGCAGCCCGACTTTGCGATGACCTAGCCTTACAAACCATCCACACCCTTCACCTTagttcatagtgatgtttggggtccttcACCAACCACAACCTCCACAGGGAAACGCTGGTTTGTCACCTTTATAGATGATCACACTCGGCTTACTTGGATTTTTCTTCTCACTGATAAGTCCGAGGTGTCATCTGTATTCCAGCAATTCTATGCCACTGTGGAAACCCAATTTAATGCAAGGATTGGTATTTTGAGAAGTGACAATGGGCGGGAATTCTTTAACACTTCCTTCCAGGACTTCCTTGCATCCAAAGGAATTATCCACCAAAGTTTGTGTGCGTACATCCCCCAACAAAATGGGGTAGCTGAAAGAAAAAATCGTCATTTGGTGGAAGTTGCCTGGTCCTTAATGCTATCCACATCACTCCTGTCTTACCTATGGGGGGATGCTATCCTTATTGTCGCTCACTTAATCAACCGAATGCCTTCTCGAGTTCTCCACTTTCAAAATCTGTTAGACTGTTTGAAAGAGTCCTACCCAACTACTCGTTTAGTCTCAGATGTACCGCTTCGGATTTTTGGCTATGGCCTAAACTGCATGAAATTCACCCCCGTGCTAAAAAATGCGTCTTTGTTGGATGTCCGCTCCATCAGCATGGGTATAAATGTTACCACCCATCCTCTCgcaaatattttgtttccatAGATATCGCCTTCCTTGAGGATCAACCCTTCTTTCCCATTAACCATCTTCAGGAGGAGACATCTAGTAAAGAGGCTAACTGGTCCATATATACAGTTCCCTTAGAGTCATCTCCTATTTCCGAACATGTCGGTCCTATCCTCCCTACCAATCAAGTCCcatggataacatactataggaagaatctcaagAAGGAAACGGCGCCACCTGTCGCATCTCTGGCTCCGGTCCATGAGTTAAACCCAGCATTAGGTACGTGTATTCCTGAAATTAATGAGATTGATACTTGTGCCGAGACTAACGAAAGCAGAgaggaaaaaggagaaaaaggtgCTAACAGCACCATTATAGCAGATGGGAAGACGACGGTGAATAGTGATCCCAGTTCCAGAAAATGTGAGTGATACTAGAGATGATGGTGTAAAGGGGCCTTCTGAAGATGAAACCCAGGCAGAGGAGACTATTGATCATAATGGGAAATCTGATAGTTTGGAAGAGCATGATGCTTCTCTCGATCTTCCAATAGTCCTGAGGAAAGATATTCGGTCATGTACAAGGTaccctatgcatagttacatgacataCAGTAACCTGTCATCTAAATTTAAGGCCTTTACCACCAGTTTAGATACAGGGGTGATATCGAGTAGCATACAGGAAGCAATGAAAACTGAAGTTTGGAAGGCTGCTATTATGGAGGAGATGAGGGCTTTTGAGAAAAAAGGAACGTGGGACCAGGTGATCCTACCCAAAGGGCACAAGATAATTGGGTGCAAATGGGTTTTCAAGTACAAGTCAGATAGAATCGTTGACCGATACAAGGCCAGGTTATTTGCCAAAGGGTTTACTCAAACCTTCTGTGTAGATTACTCCGAGACATTCTCTCCCGTAGCTAAACTCAATACTATCTGAGTATTGTTGTCAGTTGCAGTTAACAGAGATTGGCCTCTGCATCAACTGGATGTAAAGAATGCCTTTCTCAATGGAGAACTTGAGGAGAAAGTCTACATGAATCCTCCTCCTAGATTTGAAGATTAGTTCAAACAGCGAGTCTGTCAGTTGAGAAAGTCACTATATGAGTTGAAATAGTCTCCGAGGGCCTGATTTGATAGATTTGCCACCTTTGTCAAAGGACAAGGGTATATCCAAGGGCACTCAGATCACACACTGTTTACAAAGAAGTCAACTTCAGGGAAGGTTGCAGTTCTCATTgtgtatgttgacgatattgtgCTCTCtggtgatgatgatgatgatgaaattgtGAAACTCAAAGCAAAGATGGCCaaaaaatttgagattaaagaccTTGGGAAGTTAAGATACTTTCTCGGAATGGAAGTTGCTTGGTCAAGGGATGGGATCTCAGTGTCCAATGGAAATACACTATTGACCTCCTAAAGGAGATAGGAATGATTGGGTGCAAATCTGTTGACACCCcagttgaatataattcaaagctCAGCAATATTGGTAACAGTGTCCCGCTCAATAAAGAAAAGTATCAGCGGTTAGTTgggaaattgatatacttatctcACACGAGACTAGATATTTCATATGTAGTTAGTGTTGTCAATCAGTTTATGCAGAGGAACACATGATAGCAGTTGAACGCATCCTACGATATCTGAAAGGAACACCAGGTAAGGGGTTAATATTCAAGAAGTCTgataaacattacattgaagcctacactgattctgattgggtagggtctgttgttgatagaaaatcaaTATCTGGGTATTGCACATTTGTCTGGGGTAATCTAGTGACTTGGAGGAGCAAGAAACAAGGAGTTGTGGCCAGAAGTAGTGCGGAAGCTGAGTATCGGGCCATGAGTTTAGcgatatgtgaagaaatctggttgatgAAAGTGTTGTCAGATCTTCATCAAGGTAAGGAGCTCCCAATGAAACTATTCTGTGACAATAAGGCAGCAATAGATATTGCAAATAATCCTGTTCAGTATGACAGACAAAACACGTTGAGATCGACCGACACTTCATCAAGGAAAGACTTGACAATGGAAGTATATGCATTCCTTATGTTCCCTCAAATCAGCAAATTGCAGATGTGCTCACGAAAAGGTTACTGAGACAAATCTTTGATTATTGTGTCAGCAAGTTGGGCCTTATTGATatttacgccccaacttgagagGGAGTGTCGAAAAACAATTTGTAACCTTAGGGGTATTTTAGTAATTGTATGTACCCTAGGGCTTCCcactagtctatttatttggcctATTCTCATGTACTTTGTGTAtcaattgaataataaaaaatcagtctctatcgtggttttttctccctgatctAGGGTTTTTCACGTAAATCTTGTGTTCTTGCCTTCTCTCTTTTTCAACAGCCTAAAAATAATTTCTCAGGTATTTGAGAACtgaattgaaattcaattttcttttagacTTAGTTCTTTGTAGACAATAAGTTCATATTGTTATGGGAATTGTAGTTCCACTTATTTCAAGGTTGCCAGTGCAATTTTGTGCTCTTTAATGCATGAAAAATCCCCATTTTCTGGTAGCAtacttttgaaatatttttatggTATTCGTCTTCATATTTATATACTGCAATAATAACACAAACCATATTTGTATTGTAATCACTGTGGGATGATCTCAACTTGAGTTAAGCATACATTTATAATGCTGGACTGTGAGCTTGATACCGTCAACTGTCTGAGGGATTGATTCAACTAGGTTGAAAAATATGTTGATCAACATTTATTTCTCAAGTTCATTTGATTTTGATGCATGAACTGTCATGCTTTTCTATAATGTGCCTAGGTGGTGGTTCTGATAACAAGAGGTTCGAGATCATTGAAAACGAAGGACTTGCTGAAATATGCTGTATTGTGTCAATTTGTGCCGAGGTTTCTTCGAATCTATCCACTGTACAAAGAGGTTACGAAGACCTCGGGCATACTCATTGAAACAGCTTGGGCAGAGCTGCATTTAATCTCTTTCTGTACATGCTAGCCAGCCACGTTAGTTTTCTTCTATGCTCCTAGTCATTTTTATCAACTCTTGTTGTATGTTGGTTACTTGGTTGGTTTTGATCTTCCAAAATTCCTTCCTTTCTTTGGAGAATATAGAGAGGGGAGAGGGAGTTGGGTGACATAAGGTGCCATGCTGACATGTGGTTAAACCATTGAAGCCAATGAACCATTAAACTGAAGGGACTCATCCCAAAATCTTTAAGTAGTATTACTAATTGATGGTTCTCATTGAATCTAGGATCGATTAGAAACAAAGACAAAGTAGATGGATGGTTCTGCTTCTGCATGCAACCATTTGCATGTGATTCCTCAACCTCGAGTGTGCCAAATGAATTATAATATTTCTAGTGTATGTCAATTATACTCACGCATTTAATTCATCCTTCTCTTGCAgtaacatttttcttttcttttttgtgtctTGCCATCCTTAGGTAATTGGGGCGATCTGGTACTTATGTTCCATAGAACGAGTAGCCCAGTGCTGGCAAGATGCTTGTAGCAAGCATTCTGACTGTACCTTTACTTCTTTGTATTGTGATCACAATTACAGTAATGAAGGGAATCAATTCCTCACTGTTATGTGCCCTGTCAAAAAGGCAAAGATAGGACCTTTTAACTTTGGAATATTCATTCAAGCCCTTCAGCCTGATATTATGGAATCAGGTTTTCCGAAGAAGTTCCTTCACTGCTTCTGGTGGGGCTTGAGGAATCTAAGGTATACTGTCCACAGCCCCTATGGGATATTCCTTCTGATCCAGAGATCTTCTATAAATTTATGAGCTTCCTAGGGACAATGTGTTTTTATGTTCATAATTATATGGTTCCTACTTCCTGTTGCTTTCTCTGTATATTTGTTGGGATGAAGAAGGTTTTAGGATTATTATTGTGTATCGTTGTACCAAGTCCACTGCTGGCTGGCCGGAGTTCTATACAAATTTCTGCTCATTTAAGCCGCTCTTAGTTTAATTAGCCTAAATTCGCAATTTCATGGTGAAGGTTGATGACGTTTATTTAAATTGGCCGCTTgcaaatatttatatatgttatCACATAATATGGTTctaaacataaataatatggTTTCTGTTGGATAAACTTATGCTGATTGATTAGAGCTCACAGAAagattcactcaatttaatgcATTGCTTGAGACATTATGCATAAATTTGAGCACTCTAACCCAATGAGAATACCGAACGTGTAATGATGATACTCTTTGCAGTATTTTGTTAGTTCAAATGGAGTTGTTTTACAATCCATTAATCTGTCGAATTTCTATGATGTTGAACATTTTACCATCAAGTATTGAAGTAGTTTTCTGCATACTTCTACTTCTCTCTTGGATGCAGCTCTTTGGGGCAAAATCTTACTACAAGTCCTTGCACATGGGAAAACTGCTTTGCCATTTTCATTTGCCTCACTGGCTTAGTTTTGTTTGCATCTCTCCTAGGCAACGTGCAGGTTGGTACCAGTTATTCTTGCTGCTTTTTGTCATCTTAGGCTGGCATAGAATCACTTTCCTTTGCAAGAATGAAAGTTGGGCATTTGATTTGATTATGGGCTGTTGAGAAGCACATAAATCTACTTGTTATAAAAGCCTATGCAATGTTTGATGCATATTTTGCGTTGGTATGGTTTTAGAGCCATTATTCTTGTGCGATTCTTGTTAGAAAGATGAGTCTCTCTGTGTTAAACTTGCTGTGGAATAGATGTATTGGCGATCCACAAACACAAGAGTGGAGGAGATGAGAGTGAGAAGGAAAGATGTTGAACAGTGGATGCAACATCGCTTACTCCCTGAGAATCTGAGGGAGCGGGTCCGTAGGTATCAACATTACACATGGCAAGAAACCAGAGGTGTTGATGAACACAGCCTGCTGCATAATCTGCCTAGAGACATCCAAGGAGACTTTAAGCGGCATCTTTGCTTGGCTTTGCTTATGcaagtgagttttttttttttttttttttttttttgggttagtcATGGAGGAGAATAGCAGTAGCATCTATG
This window contains:
- the LOC120080644 gene encoding LOW QUALITY PROTEIN: cyclic nucleotide-gated ion channel 1-like (The sequence of the model RefSeq protein was modified relative to this genomic sequence to represent the inferred CDS: inserted 5 bases in 3 codons): MNSGLHKALASSFGGTRRTEKLLKSSSSNKLIPEGLPSEKKILDPQGPFLQSWNKIFVLSCVISVSLDPLFFYVPVIDNRKMCLRLDGKMETVVCILRFFTDLFYVVHIVFQFRTGFITPSSRVFGRGVLVEDSLTIATKYLSSYFLIDISSVLPLPQVVVLITRGSRSLKTKDLLKYAVLCQFVPRFLRIYPLYKEVTKTSGILIETAWAXAAFNLFLYMLASHVIGAIWYLCSIERVAQCWQDACSKHSDCTFTSLYCDHNYSNEGNQFLTVMCPVKKAKIGPFNFGIFIQALQPDIMESGFPKKFLHCFWWGLRNLSSLGQNLTTSPCTWENCFAIFICLTGLVLFASLLGNVQMYWRSTNTRVEEMRVRRKDVEQWMQHRLLPENLRERVRRYQHYTWQETRGVDEHSLLHNLPRDIQGDFKRHLCLALLMQVPMFEKMDGQLLDAMCAHLKPVLYTEESCIVREGDPVDEMLFIMRGKLLTMTTNGGRTGFFNSDFLMAGDFCGEELLTWALDPHSSTNLPISTRTARSLTEVEAFAFEPNDLKFVASQYRRLHSKQLRQIFRFYSQQWRTWAACFVQATWRWRRHQRNKLRESLKEEESRLKEALACLEGRSLSLGATIHASRFAVNMLRVVKRNSXTRARMSMLLQKPAEPKFXTLKDNNT